CGTTGTCTATAAGGCAATAGTTTGACTCCGTTTAATCATTTATATTTCCCTCACAAACTTGCAAGTTTGACATTCCTTTATAACACCAGCACGTGTGACTGACCGACAGGATTTAAGTGGTCGACATTTGATTAAGCTGTCCAAAATCTGGGTCAGTCCTGTTGCGTCTCTCTACATATATGTTTTCATTGTGGCATGCAGTCTTTACAATGAAATATAGAACactattattgtgtgtgtgtgtgtgtgtgtgtgtgtgtgtgtgtgtgtgtgtgtgtgtgtgtgtgtgtgtgtgtgtgtgtgtgtgtgtgtgtgtgtgtgtgtgtgtgtgtgtgtgtgtgtgtgtgcgtgtgtgtgcgtgcgtgtgggtGGAGGGGGGTCTATATGGAACGTGTAGAAGCTTCTGGAAGGCAGACAAAGATTTGATACCACCGATCCCAACCCCCAACGGTATAACTTGACCCTATagtgagattaaaaaaaacaaagaatgaATCACGGAAAAGCCATCAAGACTAATTTGAAAGATTTCTGTAGTCTTACAGTTACAAAAAAAGGGGggcgttttttttaaaaagtgtcaaaCGTCAACCTCCTCTGGTAATAAACATTCCACACATGTATTGCTGCAAGGTTGGCTTGGAGATAGCTTGGAATGAGGACTTGAACTTTGTCTAAATTAAAATTAGACTCCCCcgttagcaaaaaaaaatcatataaatGACTACATAAATAAATTGCTGCGTAAATGAAACCTGCCTTGTGACTTGTCTTGTGTGGTCAATAACAGCTTTGCGGCGCCACCTGTTGGTTGGCGAGGGAATAATTGAAGTGGCTAACTGAAAGCATTTAAATAAGTTTAAACTATAGTTCATGTTGCACCCCAACACACCTTTAGACATGTAGCGTATATCTTGTATATGTTAATGTTATAATATGAcgtgaaatgagtcaaatgaccgccataaacaaacactttcctttTGCATATGCGCAGAGCGTCTCTCACCCGGAAGTGACGATGGTTTAAAATGGCGACCTCCGCTAGCCGGCTAGCGTCACGCTGTTTTGCAGCATCCGTTATTTCTCAAATAAACCATGGTTGTGTACCGGTGGTATCCGTCAGGCATGTGTCGCTTTCGACAGCGTCCTCGCCCACACACCGGGGATGGTTAGCAGCTAATTTGATGTTGTGGAGACACGGAAATGCGGTGACATTGAACCGACTGACAGGTGAACAAGATCGAGCATTACCAACATGTCCTTTAcgtaaaataaaactgttttacaatGTCGTCTTGGTGAATATGTTGATTTACAAGAAGGGTGACAAACctaaaaattaaaaactaaaatgaCCTAATTTTTGTCTGATGTAATTTATATTGCTGTTGCATCTTCTGCACAGAATAGTTtatttccatccatctattttgtaccgcttgtccctttcggggtcgcgggggttgctggagcctatctcagctgcattcgggcggaaggcggggtacactccggacaagtcgccacctcatcacagggccaacacagatagacaacattcacacactagggccaatttcaaatcatccatccatccatccattttctaccgcttattcccttcggggttgcgggggttgctggagcctatctcagctgcattcgggcggaaggcggggtacactccggacaagtcgccacctcatcacagggccaacacagatagacaacattcacacactagggccaatttcaaATCATTCATTATATAAAATGACGGTAATTAAGCAGAAAAGTGTGTGATAGGATGTTTGGAATGGGTTGATGATGTATTTGTTATCATGTCTGCAGTACCCAAGCGTCTCCATGTCACCACTGACCGATGTTTCCACTCCAGCAGCAGATGTGCAGACAAGCAAGACTTCTACGAGGTACTGGGAGTTGCCCGCACGGCTTCTCAGAAAGACATCAAAAAGGCATATTATCAGGTGACATGCTGCCCATTTGGGTTCCTTGTAATAAGGTAAAGATACTCTTCATGACTAATTGTGTTTATGTTTACAGTTGGCAAAGGAGTACCACCCAGACACAAACCCAGATGACCCTCAAGCCAAAGAGAAGTTTGCCAAGCTGGCTGAAGCCTACGATGTACAACAGCGaagcatgcacacaaacacaccagCTAAAAATAGGTTACTAATATTTTGGTCTACTGCAGGTGCTGAGTGATGAGCTGAAGAGAAAGCAGTATGACATGTACGGCTCGGCAGGCTTCGACCCGAACCGTGGAAGCCAGCAGCAATATAGAGCGGGCAGCACCACTTTAGACCCGGAGGAGCTCTTCAGAAAGATCTTTGGGGATTTCACTAGCGGCTTCAGGGACGTGAACAGCATGTTTGATCAACGACCTGAGGTAAGAATCCCTGGACCTGCAGAGGGTGCCACATAATAATTCTTATAATTCTAATTTTTTTCAGGGTTTGAAAAGTTTTTGAATTTTCAGAGAAAGtgttttcactttaaaatgttgatgCATTCCTCTTGCAAAAGTTCTCAGAAGTTAATAAATGTTATCAACAATGTTTTGTAGTTTGCTGCAACCATCAGAGGGGGAACATAGGTCAAGGCCAagactagggatgggtactgaataaGCCCAGGTCATTATTCGGTAAGTTAGTTAAccgaacaataaatgaaaatttaGTCGGTGACTTTTCCAGCTTTGGTGATCgccatatgtacagtatgtgttgttTCGGCTGCAAGAGGCAGAGCGGTCACTTTTAGCAGCAGCTGCAGGCGTTTGTACTACATGCACATAAACAATAATgataaccgctgtaaaactcctgacggttagtattaccggaTTTTATTAACATGATCGAAAAACTGTGGTTGATAAATGCACTTTGGTAAACTAATGGAATGAATAGCGTCCGCTTGCTAGCTTGCTGAAATGCCAACATATAAACTAGAGACTTTAACGTATTTTTTGTTTAACTTTTTgggattttgcctattgttcataaTCCTTAAAAagacaattttttgttgttgttgctttctAATGTATAACAATTGACTTGTTCTagatggctagcaatgcagctaatgaaagcaatcaattctacatctaaatcactttaaaaatgctttcaaaaactgtcaacaatacatCATTAGTCGGTAGTTTTGTAACCAGTATAATaatcaagctgtagcgacattgttattgtaaatgtGAACActaaggaactatttttctagcgtagtaacacattgctgtgctacggtattagccctaAAAGCTATGTagggcaagagataagctagcttctacgtctaCATGAAATGCGttgtgagtttgtaatgcacaacactgcgatgcgacaccaatttgtactgactgaaaaacataaaaaatcatattaaagtatctgtaaagtattagcccttAGTTTGTACACAGcagagctagccagacagcgtatgtactgtagttgtactaacacgcatggaCAGTTGTTCGTATGGTTTAGCTGGCCGGGgatgtttcctgttgattttgggtaagcactccatttatgtcaaaatagctttgctccaagttccatatttatagcgtcaaaattgCTTTCACCTAACTCTCCTGGCTTCCGTCTGCTcagcgtctcactcttcctttgtgctggcgtttagaagcagcagttcatctgcTTTTCatttagcttcaaaaagataagattgtgaatcctaatttgtccaaaaatagtttttctttgtctgttaccaagtctgccatgattagaaaacacactcgtgtttgattccggaagtaggaacaatcATTTGTTGCCAGAGTCAGATGTGCGCTGCTATGCAATaagaaatcaatgcgcggaagaaatcagtcccggaaatgattaaaatgacctaagtatagtaaatattgaacatgttaCCTATTGTTATGCAGGTGTCTGTTACatcattatatatagacttgcactgtgtatataaaatgttgctggagggttttgaagttgttttagagggctttgaaggcactCCCTTCAGCCGCATTATTCAAGCGTTTTTTATCGTCTTTAAAATCGGGATTATGATACAGcaattttttcataaaaaataaaggaTCTGCTGTCTTTGCATAAAGTGACCGATATGAACTGCACAGTGTTAAGTTGAAACAGACGGACGTCCGTTTAACAGGACGTGAACCCGCGTGACGCCACATAAACGGGAAGTGAAACAAACTGATCAACCATtttgcatttattaaaaaaagattgatggaagaagataaacatattttaacacacaattttaaataatttggccagaacaatatttgatgtatcctctgccaagaaagtaaGATGTTAGTGTGTGTATACGTACTTTTTGAGTACATCCAACAATACCGCGGTAATAATTACTGTGATAATTTTGGTAACCATAACTATTTAGTCATTTTAtctattgttttggttgtgtatatttgaggacCTACCCTCTCCTAAACCTAATTTATcactttttattgtgtttatttttcaagtcgaacattttatatttaccaagagattatattttatttttgttatttgtttattttatttaacttggatatttaaaagtttacatttcaattacaatgttaTAATATACGAGAAATGCAAGTGTATTGCATCTGTAAATGTATACatgcatgatgatgatgatgttatcAGTGGTCAATTTTGTttcaaaaaaataatggcaataatattgaTTATCGGCAattatttgtaggtcaatatattgtcGAGTACAATTTGTTATTGGCCCAAGCCTCGTACCGAATTCTGTACTTTGTAAGTACTGATTTACGTAAAATCAAAACGTGCCACCTTGGCATACCTTTGTTGCTTGGAATATCCGTTGGTACTATTACAAGTTTCTCCAAATTtggcaatgaaaactacaactaagatgcatgttagaaTTAGACAGCTGatatgtaataaatacaatacagttTAAACATTTTGTAGAGCTAAAGAAAAGCTTGGCATGGTCAACCTAATAGCAAATACTACTTTCTGGGTATGGCAACACAACATAGTCTATAcatctactgccatctaacatcttgaaATTGTAACACGCAAAGTCTACAATGTAGTaccagaacagtggttctcaaacttttttttttttttaccaagtaccacctcaggaaaCACATGGCTCTctgagtaccaccataatgaccaacattaaaatacatacagtagtatagtaggcctaagtattcattaaaacaaggcagaggttttatttaacacgttTATTTcgaatttttggccactgtaatattacacacagtttgaacagtaacactgtttgaatataggaaaataaaaacacTGGAATTtttctgtggagtttgcatgttctccccgtgactgcgtgggttccctccgggaactccggctttctcccacctccaataACATGcacctgtctatctgtgttggccctgtgatgaggtggcgacttttccagggtgtaccctgccttccgccagattgcagctgaaataggctccagcacccctgcgaccccgaaagggacaagcgatagaaaatggatggatggatggatggatgtactttaatcaagtgattatttggtgtaccactagatggagcccggtaccacagtttgagaatccctgcagTTTACTACAGTACTTGTACATGAGACATAGAAGTGTAAAAAACAAGATAACAAGACAGCATAACTCAGTGTTCAATGttaaaaaaagagtgataaaagaAACAATCAACATTTATGAACACACTTGAACacacaaaaatacagaaaattgGTATCGATTATCAGGTACAATGAATTGGTCCTATATTGATTCAAATTGTAAAAGGTACCTATCTCTTGCCAAGACTTAAATTAAAggtaaatacaacttttttggggtgcatgcatgaaaaaaaaatttcacattTGGGTCAATACAGTGATTGGTTTATGTGTTAGTActcaaacactgaggtgtttcCCCTGCCTGCATGTCAATAGTTTGTGATGGAGCTGACGTTTGCCGAAGCAGCGAAAGGCATCGCCAAGCAGCTGTCTGTGAACATGGAAGACGACTGCCCGAGGTGC
The Entelurus aequoreus isolate RoL-2023_Sb linkage group LG18, RoL_Eaeq_v1.1, whole genome shotgun sequence DNA segment above includes these coding regions:
- the LOC133633562 gene encoding dnaJ homolog subfamily A member 3, mitochondrial-like isoform X3, with product MATSASRLASRCFAASVISQINHGCVPVVSVRHVSLSTASSPTHRGWLAANLMLWRHGNAVTLNRLTVPKRLHVTTDRCFHSSSRCADKQDFYEVLGVARTASQKDIKKAYYQLAKEYHPDTNPDDPQAKEKFAKLAEAYDVLSDELKRKQYDMYGSAGFDPNRGSQQQYRAGSTTLDPEELFRKIFGDFTSGFRDVNSMFDQRPEFVMELTFAEAAKGIAKQLSVNMEDDCPRCGGKGSEPGTKVSHCHYCNGTGTESLHTGPFMMRSTCRRCSGKGIIIVTPCALCRGLGQATKRQTVTVQVPAGVDNGQTVCMSVGSKEILITFRVQKSPVFRRNGTDIHSDVRISVAQAILGGMATTQGLHETISILVPAGCQADEVIRLQGKGIRRINSYSYGDHYAHIKIRVPKKLTRKQRTLMLSYAEDENDVSGTVTGVKRSAAKKSQHGKRR